A single window of Brucella intermedia LMG 3301 DNA harbors:
- a CDS encoding helix-turn-helix domain-containing protein, with translation MMDKMKTGCSLRPAEGVEFGIGKGRLEEDDNQLLSLSYVVLLICQNGSAEFEVNFRSYQMQKDDFLVLYDDSIASVSNRSSDFSCSYYLIERSIASDIAYGLPNELFLFLSRHPFFKADERTIRFLSVWEKMTAFIYEEPLQYQRTILVNQFQNLFLWLSHKAAGFDISEKNDYSRQEALCWKFWELIFLHCRHQREVSFYAGLLNVTPYYLSQLTKRFFNDAPKTLIDRQVILEIKKQLMQPKRSMQQIAHDLEFADASYLSKYFKRHTGLGPTEYRKKIS, from the coding sequence ATGATGGACAAAATGAAAACAGGTTGCTCCTTGCGCCCCGCCGAAGGCGTCGAGTTCGGGATCGGGAAAGGTCGGCTCGAGGAAGACGATAACCAGCTATTGTCATTGAGCTATGTTGTGCTGCTCATTTGCCAGAATGGCTCGGCCGAATTCGAGGTGAATTTCCGAAGCTACCAGATGCAGAAAGACGATTTTCTGGTTCTTTATGACGATTCCATCGCTTCTGTGAGCAATAGATCATCTGATTTTTCCTGCTCTTATTATCTGATAGAGCGCTCCATAGCCTCGGATATTGCTTATGGATTGCCAAACGAGTTGTTTCTGTTTCTAAGCCGGCATCCGTTTTTTAAGGCCGATGAGCGTACCATTCGTTTTCTCTCGGTCTGGGAGAAGATGACCGCTTTCATTTACGAAGAGCCGCTGCAATATCAGAGAACCATTCTGGTCAATCAGTTTCAGAATCTGTTCTTGTGGCTTTCGCATAAGGCCGCCGGTTTCGATATTTCCGAGAAAAATGATTACAGCAGGCAGGAAGCGCTCTGCTGGAAATTCTGGGAGCTGATATTCCTGCATTGCAGACATCAGCGTGAAGTGTCCTTTTATGCGGGTCTCCTGAATGTGACACCTTATTATCTCTCGCAACTCACCAAGAGATTTTTTAATGATGCCCCGAAAACGTTGATCGATCGACAGGTAATACTGGAAATCAAGAAACAGTTGATGCAGCCAAAAAGGTCAATGCAGCAAATTGCACATGATCTTGAATTTGCAGATGCGTCTTACTTAAGTAAATATTTCAAACGCCATACGGGACTAGGCCCTACAGAATACCGAAAGAAGATTTCTTGA